A single genomic interval of Octopus bimaculoides isolate UCB-OBI-ISO-001 chromosome 10, ASM119413v2, whole genome shotgun sequence harbors:
- the LOC106879663 gene encoding uncharacterized protein LOC106879663 → MDYEEVIGTIGGCGLYQKLMLAFLFSSSIMDGLQIGSMIFIVPDLDYRCAIPGYNNDTYKIQSEIHEELIKEYIPKSEDEGEVVYEKCLMYSNTTENGNRTTQKCSSWVYDKTNTHTSITTQYYPVILLKYMSVYTDDEV, encoded by the exons ATGGACTACGAAGAAGTGATTGGAACAATTGGAGGATGTGGACTTTATCAGAAACTGATGCTAGCTTTCCTCTTCTCTTCATCCATTATGGATGGTTTACAAATTGGAAGCATGATATTTATTGTACCTGACTTAGATTACAG GTGTGCTATTCCTGGTTACAACAATGACACTTATAAAATCCAAAGCGAAATTCATGAAGAACTAATCAAAGAATATATTCCAAAGAGTGAGGATGAAGGGGAGGTGGTTTATGAAAAATGTTTGATGTATTCCAATACCACAGAAAATGGAAATCGAACAACACAGAAGTGCAGCTCTTGGGTGTATGATAAAACCAACACGCACACCTCAATCACCACTCAG TATTACCCTGTTATCTTACTaaagtatatgagtgtatatacagacGATGAAGTATGA